The following proteins are encoded in a genomic region of Oncorhynchus keta strain PuntledgeMale-10-30-2019 chromosome 35, Oket_V2, whole genome shotgun sequence:
- the LOC118368740 gene encoding myb/SANT-like DNA-binding domain-containing protein 1 isoform X1, which translates to MATEDSFSYLFLGHSEKHRRARNWTDAEMKGLLYVWEQNVAELKKCKRNTKIYEKMAQRFFELTGEQRHREEIKMKITNMSFQYRQVKIKCTTNGSGGTPDWPYYQAIEKILTKTADNGTMNPFELQSSGPSTSMEASISHAEGLPMGVLPEYTGSSDEMEIREDLGGSESSGSLHSGLPCTDSHPAPAKRKKVHQHLSLKRWKLKVMEAMLQEQRKVSRAVEETCREVRRVMHQQNLLQVQSLQLQERMMNLLEKMIQPPAAPIPTWGSAAQPGVKEPGQG; encoded by the exons ATGGCCACCGAGGACAGTTTCAGTTACCTCTTCTTGGGCCACAGCGAGAAGCACAGAAGGGCCCGAAACTGGACTGATGCGGAGATGAAGGGGCTCCTGTACGTCTGGGAACAGAACGTCGCCGAGCTGAAGAAATGCAAGAGGAATACCAAGATCTATGAGAAAATGGCCCAGAGGTTCTTCGAGCTCACGGGAGAACAGCGCCACCGGGAGGAGATCAAGATGAAAATCACCAATATGTCTTTCCAGTACAGGCAAGT GAAAATTAAGTGCACGACCAATGGGAGTGGAGGTACCCCCGACTGGCCGTACTACCAAGCCATAGAGAAGATCCTCACCAAGACTGCCGATAATGGGACTATGAACCCATTTGAGCTCCAGTCTTCAGGCCCCTCCACCTCCATGGAGGCCTCGATTTCCCATGCGGAGGGCCTCCCCATGGGCGTCCTTCCGGAGTACACAGGCTCCTCTGATGAGATGGAAATTAGGGAGGACCTGGGTGGATCGGAGAGCTCTGGCAGTCTGCATTCCGGGCTTCCCTGTACTGA TTCCCACCCGGCACCGGCCAAGAGGAAAAAAGTACACCAGCACCTCTCCCTGAAGCGGTGGAAGCTGAAGGTGATGGAGGCAATGCTGCAGGAGCAGCGGAAGGTGAGCCGGGCGGTGGAGGAGACGTGCCGCGAGGTGCGCCGCGTCATGCACCAGCAAAACCTCCTCCAGGTGCAGAGCCTACAGCTCCAGGAGCGCATGATGAACCTGCTGGAGAAGATGATTCAGCCACCCGCTGCCCCCATACCCACCTGGGGTTCTGCTGCCCAGCCAGGGGTCAAAGAGCCAGGGCAGGGGTGA
- the LOC118368716 gene encoding E3 ubiquitin-protein ligase DTX1-like isoform X1: protein MNNDFNDLLIRLNKETKYCCTCTEYQHGRRRMLLASAVVVWEWLNEHGRWRPYSPAVSHHIEAVIRNDPRGGSVVLGQVDSRLSPYIIDLHSMHQFRQDTVLWRDPRLSTVTPGTLRPVRRSFYDPTSAPGQGWLWEWENDTGSWTAYDTEVGIAIQAARDRQQPWLDLAPLGFCYLIDFQSMTQINGQTQRCRRIQRRSDLAYPLVSGPLPKTHHAWGPSPAGLPGVGVSGVGMGNGNGSAYPSGALPASAITSLGQPCACQQCMLVLSVKAGAMATAHTLGRRPPQNKPPSPKLGGGYSAMGGSYSLTLPRPPSSMARSLSPHRTSAGGASGGVGVGGGFAHSLSLLGSATAALSLTSTRPPPPPLPPLPPPPPPPPSSIASSVILPPSSSFSMASSGPPSMPAPAPLLISTATSSCTPSPSARVLGPVSSAAAACAAPLPPRASLAGLSRPALQRIAMAQSRALIASGVPTVPVKNLNGSSPVHPALAGITGILMSAAGLPVCLTRPPKLVLHPPPVSKSDIKPVPGLGHCCRKTTKKQARKGKTPEEVVKRYLQKVRNPPEEDCTICMEALAGPSGYKGPGVGGIQRAESVGRLAQCGHQYHLQCLVAMYNNGNKDGSLQCPTCKTIYGVKTGNQPPGKMEYHVIPHSLPGHPDCKTIRIIYNIPPGIQGPEHPNPGKPFTARGFPRHCYLPDSEKGRKVLKLLLVAWDRRLIFSVGTSSTTGESDTVIWNEVHHKTEFGSNLTGHGYPDPGHLDNVLEELKAQGITEEECLPRD from the exons ATGAACAACGATTTTAATGATTTATTGATTCGCTTGAACAAAGAAACGAAATATTGTTGCACCTGTACAGAATATCAACATGGAAG GCGTAGGATGTTACTAGCGTCGGCCGTGGTGGTATGGGAATGGCTGAACGAGCACGGGCGCTGGCGGCCTTACAGCCCGGCCGTCTCTCACCACATCGAGGCAGTCATCCGCAACGACCCACGGGGTGGTAGTGTTGTCTTAGGCCAGGTGGACTCTCGCCTCTCGCCCTACATCATCGACTTGCATTCCATGCACCAGTTCCGACAAGATACAG TTCTGTGGCGTGACCCTCGTCTCTCTACCGTTACCCCAGGTACCCTCCGACCGGTGCGTCGCAGCTTCTACGACCCCACTTCGGCGCCGGGCCAGGGTTGGTTGTGGGAGTGGGAGAACGACACAGGCTCCTGGACAGCCTACGACACAGAGGTGGGCATCGCCATCCAGGCAGCACGCGACCGTCAGCAGCCCTGGCTGGACCTGGCGCCACTGGGTTTCTGCTACCTCATCGACTTTCAGAGCATGACCCAGATCAATGGGCAGACGCAGCGCTGCCGTCGCATCCAACGCCGCTCCGACTTGGCCTACCCTCTGGTGTCTGGGCCCCTTCCCAAGACACACCACGCCTGGGGACCCAGCCCTGCAGGACTGCCGGGGGTGGGGGTTTCCGGAGTGGGCATGGGGAACGGGAACGGTAGCGCCTATCCAAGCGGCGCCCTGCCGGCCTCTGCCATCACATCGCTGGGCCAGCCCTGCGCCTGTCAGCAATGCATGCTGGTCTTGAGCGTCAAGGCAGGCGCCATGGCGACGGCTCACACCCTGGGCAGGAGGCCACCTCAGAACAAGCCGCCCAGCCCCAAACTAGGTGGTGGTTACTCGGCCATGGGGGGGTCTTACTCGCTGACTCTCCCCCGCCCCCCCTCCTCCATGGCCAGGTCCTTGTCCCCACACAGGACGTCCGCAGGCGGGGCTAGCGGTGGTGTAGGGGTCGGCGGCGGCTTCGCCCACTCGCTCTCCCTCCTGGGTTCGGCCACCGCCGCACTCTCCCTCACCTCTACCCGGCCCCCTCCCCCGCCGCTACCCCCCCTTCCGCCTCCTCCACCGCCTCCGCCCTCCTCCATTGCGTCCAGTGTcattcttcctccctcctcttccttctccatggCGTCCTCCGGCCCTCCGTCAATGCCCGCGCCGGCTCCTCTTCTCATCTCCACGGCAACCTCCTCCTGCACCCCCTCACCCTCCGCCCGTGTCCTGGGGCCCGTGTCTTCAGCAGCGGCGGCCTGTGCAGCCCCCCTGCCACCTCGTGCCAGCCTTGCCGGGCTCAGCCGACCCGCCCTGCAACGCATCGCCATGGCCCAGTCCAGAGCCCTCATCGCCTCCGG TGTCCCAACGGTTCCTGTGAAGAACCTCAATGGATCTAGCCCTGTCCACCCTGCATTGGCAG GTATTACAGGGATCCTGATGAGCGCCGCaggacttcctgtctgtctgacccgcCCTCCCAAGCTGGTGCTCCACCCCCCGCCCGTTAGCAAGAGTGACATAAAGCCCGTCCCCGGCCTCGGCCACTGCTGCCGCAAGACCACCAAGAAGCAAGCTCGCAAAG GCAAGACCCCTGAGGAAGTAGTGAAGAGGTACCTTCAGAAGGTCCGCAACCCCCCAGAGGAGGACTGCACTATCTGCATGGAGGCCCTGGCTGGGCCCTCGGGATACAAGGGCCCCGGAGTTGGGGGAATCCAGCGGGCAGAGTCGGTTGGTCGCCTGGCTCAGTGTGGGCACCAGTACCACCTGCAGTGCTTGGTGGCCATGTACAACAACGGCAACAAGGACGGCAGCCTACAGTGCCCTACCTGCAAGACCATCTACGGCGTGAAGACGGGGAACCAGCCACCCGGCAAGATGGAGTACCACGTCATCCCCCACTCGCTGCCCGGCCACCCTGACTGCAAGACCATCCGCATCATCTACAACATCCCCCCCGGCATCCAG GGGCCTGAGCACCCGAACCCGGGCAAGCCATTCACCGCCCGGGGATTCCCCCGACACTGCTACCTCCCTGATAGCGAGAAGGGACGCAAG GTACTGAAGCTGCTGCTGGTGGCGTGGGACCGCCGGCTCATCTTCTCGGTGGGCACGTCCAGCACCACGGGCGAGTCGGACACGGTCATCTGGAACGAAGTGCACCACAAGACTGAGTTTGGCTCCAACCTAACAGGCCATGGCTACCCCGACCCAGGCCACCTGGACAACGTTCTGGAGGAGCTTAAGGCCCAGGGGATCACAGAGGAGGAGTGCCTACCCAGAGACTGA
- the LOC118368716 gene encoding E3 ubiquitin-protein ligase DTX1-like isoform X2 gives MNNDFNDLLIRLNKETKYCCTCTEYQHGRRRMLLASAVVVWEWLNEHGRWRPYSPAVSHHIEAVIRNDPRGGSVVLGQVDSRLSPYIIDLHSMHQFRQDTGTLRPVRRSFYDPTSAPGQGWLWEWENDTGSWTAYDTEVGIAIQAARDRQQPWLDLAPLGFCYLIDFQSMTQINGQTQRCRRIQRRSDLAYPLVSGPLPKTHHAWGPSPAGLPGVGVSGVGMGNGNGSAYPSGALPASAITSLGQPCACQQCMLVLSVKAGAMATAHTLGRRPPQNKPPSPKLGGGYSAMGGSYSLTLPRPPSSMARSLSPHRTSAGGASGGVGVGGGFAHSLSLLGSATAALSLTSTRPPPPPLPPLPPPPPPPPSSIASSVILPPSSSFSMASSGPPSMPAPAPLLISTATSSCTPSPSARVLGPVSSAAAACAAPLPPRASLAGLSRPALQRIAMAQSRALIASGVPTVPVKNLNGSSPVHPALAGITGILMSAAGLPVCLTRPPKLVLHPPPVSKSDIKPVPGLGHCCRKTTKKQARKGKTPEEVVKRYLQKVRNPPEEDCTICMEALAGPSGYKGPGVGGIQRAESVGRLAQCGHQYHLQCLVAMYNNGNKDGSLQCPTCKTIYGVKTGNQPPGKMEYHVIPHSLPGHPDCKTIRIIYNIPPGIQGPEHPNPGKPFTARGFPRHCYLPDSEKGRKVLKLLLVAWDRRLIFSVGTSSTTGESDTVIWNEVHHKTEFGSNLTGHGYPDPGHLDNVLEELKAQGITEEECLPRD, from the exons ATGAACAACGATTTTAATGATTTATTGATTCGCTTGAACAAAGAAACGAAATATTGTTGCACCTGTACAGAATATCAACATGGAAG GCGTAGGATGTTACTAGCGTCGGCCGTGGTGGTATGGGAATGGCTGAACGAGCACGGGCGCTGGCGGCCTTACAGCCCGGCCGTCTCTCACCACATCGAGGCAGTCATCCGCAACGACCCACGGGGTGGTAGTGTTGTCTTAGGCCAGGTGGACTCTCGCCTCTCGCCCTACATCATCGACTTGCATTCCATGCACCAGTTCCGACAAGATACAG GTACCCTCCGACCGGTGCGTCGCAGCTTCTACGACCCCACTTCGGCGCCGGGCCAGGGTTGGTTGTGGGAGTGGGAGAACGACACAGGCTCCTGGACAGCCTACGACACAGAGGTGGGCATCGCCATCCAGGCAGCACGCGACCGTCAGCAGCCCTGGCTGGACCTGGCGCCACTGGGTTTCTGCTACCTCATCGACTTTCAGAGCATGACCCAGATCAATGGGCAGACGCAGCGCTGCCGTCGCATCCAACGCCGCTCCGACTTGGCCTACCCTCTGGTGTCTGGGCCCCTTCCCAAGACACACCACGCCTGGGGACCCAGCCCTGCAGGACTGCCGGGGGTGGGGGTTTCCGGAGTGGGCATGGGGAACGGGAACGGTAGCGCCTATCCAAGCGGCGCCCTGCCGGCCTCTGCCATCACATCGCTGGGCCAGCCCTGCGCCTGTCAGCAATGCATGCTGGTCTTGAGCGTCAAGGCAGGCGCCATGGCGACGGCTCACACCCTGGGCAGGAGGCCACCTCAGAACAAGCCGCCCAGCCCCAAACTAGGTGGTGGTTACTCGGCCATGGGGGGGTCTTACTCGCTGACTCTCCCCCGCCCCCCCTCCTCCATGGCCAGGTCCTTGTCCCCACACAGGACGTCCGCAGGCGGGGCTAGCGGTGGTGTAGGGGTCGGCGGCGGCTTCGCCCACTCGCTCTCCCTCCTGGGTTCGGCCACCGCCGCACTCTCCCTCACCTCTACCCGGCCCCCTCCCCCGCCGCTACCCCCCCTTCCGCCTCCTCCACCGCCTCCGCCCTCCTCCATTGCGTCCAGTGTcattcttcctccctcctcttccttctccatggCGTCCTCCGGCCCTCCGTCAATGCCCGCGCCGGCTCCTCTTCTCATCTCCACGGCAACCTCCTCCTGCACCCCCTCACCCTCCGCCCGTGTCCTGGGGCCCGTGTCTTCAGCAGCGGCGGCCTGTGCAGCCCCCCTGCCACCTCGTGCCAGCCTTGCCGGGCTCAGCCGACCCGCCCTGCAACGCATCGCCATGGCCCAGTCCAGAGCCCTCATCGCCTCCGG TGTCCCAACGGTTCCTGTGAAGAACCTCAATGGATCTAGCCCTGTCCACCCTGCATTGGCAG GTATTACAGGGATCCTGATGAGCGCCGCaggacttcctgtctgtctgacccgcCCTCCCAAGCTGGTGCTCCACCCCCCGCCCGTTAGCAAGAGTGACATAAAGCCCGTCCCCGGCCTCGGCCACTGCTGCCGCAAGACCACCAAGAAGCAAGCTCGCAAAG GCAAGACCCCTGAGGAAGTAGTGAAGAGGTACCTTCAGAAGGTCCGCAACCCCCCAGAGGAGGACTGCACTATCTGCATGGAGGCCCTGGCTGGGCCCTCGGGATACAAGGGCCCCGGAGTTGGGGGAATCCAGCGGGCAGAGTCGGTTGGTCGCCTGGCTCAGTGTGGGCACCAGTACCACCTGCAGTGCTTGGTGGCCATGTACAACAACGGCAACAAGGACGGCAGCCTACAGTGCCCTACCTGCAAGACCATCTACGGCGTGAAGACGGGGAACCAGCCACCCGGCAAGATGGAGTACCACGTCATCCCCCACTCGCTGCCCGGCCACCCTGACTGCAAGACCATCCGCATCATCTACAACATCCCCCCCGGCATCCAG GGGCCTGAGCACCCGAACCCGGGCAAGCCATTCACCGCCCGGGGATTCCCCCGACACTGCTACCTCCCTGATAGCGAGAAGGGACGCAAG GTACTGAAGCTGCTGCTGGTGGCGTGGGACCGCCGGCTCATCTTCTCGGTGGGCACGTCCAGCACCACGGGCGAGTCGGACACGGTCATCTGGAACGAAGTGCACCACAAGACTGAGTTTGGCTCCAACCTAACAGGCCATGGCTACCCCGACCCAGGCCACCTGGACAACGTTCTGGAGGAGCTTAAGGCCCAGGGGATCACAGAGGAGGAGTGCCTACCCAGAGACTGA
- the LOC118368740 gene encoding myb/SANT-like DNA-binding domain-containing protein 1 isoform X2 has product MATEDSFSYLFLGHSEKHRRARNWTDAEMKGLLYVWEQNVAELKKCKRNTKIYEKMAQRFFELTGEQRHREEIKMKITNMSFQYRKIKCTTNGSGGTPDWPYYQAIEKILTKTADNGTMNPFELQSSGPSTSMEASISHAEGLPMGVLPEYTGSSDEMEIREDLGGSESSGSLHSGLPCTDSHPAPAKRKKVHQHLSLKRWKLKVMEAMLQEQRKVSRAVEETCREVRRVMHQQNLLQVQSLQLQERMMNLLEKMIQPPAAPIPTWGSAAQPGVKEPGQG; this is encoded by the exons ATGGCCACCGAGGACAGTTTCAGTTACCTCTTCTTGGGCCACAGCGAGAAGCACAGAAGGGCCCGAAACTGGACTGATGCGGAGATGAAGGGGCTCCTGTACGTCTGGGAACAGAACGTCGCCGAGCTGAAGAAATGCAAGAGGAATACCAAGATCTATGAGAAAATGGCCCAGAGGTTCTTCGAGCTCACGGGAGAACAGCGCCACCGGGAGGAGATCAAGATGAAAATCACCAATATGTCTTTCCAGTACAG GAAAATTAAGTGCACGACCAATGGGAGTGGAGGTACCCCCGACTGGCCGTACTACCAAGCCATAGAGAAGATCCTCACCAAGACTGCCGATAATGGGACTATGAACCCATTTGAGCTCCAGTCTTCAGGCCCCTCCACCTCCATGGAGGCCTCGATTTCCCATGCGGAGGGCCTCCCCATGGGCGTCCTTCCGGAGTACACAGGCTCCTCTGATGAGATGGAAATTAGGGAGGACCTGGGTGGATCGGAGAGCTCTGGCAGTCTGCATTCCGGGCTTCCCTGTACTGA TTCCCACCCGGCACCGGCCAAGAGGAAAAAAGTACACCAGCACCTCTCCCTGAAGCGGTGGAAGCTGAAGGTGATGGAGGCAATGCTGCAGGAGCAGCGGAAGGTGAGCCGGGCGGTGGAGGAGACGTGCCGCGAGGTGCGCCGCGTCATGCACCAGCAAAACCTCCTCCAGGTGCAGAGCCTACAGCTCCAGGAGCGCATGATGAACCTGCTGGAGAAGATGATTCAGCCACCCGCTGCCCCCATACCCACCTGGGGTTCTGCTGCCCAGCCAGGGGTCAAAGAGCCAGGGCAGGGGTGA
- the LOC118368716 gene encoding E3 ubiquitin-protein ligase DTX1-like isoform X3: MLLASAVVVWEWLNEHGRWRPYSPAVSHHIEAVIRNDPRGGSVVLGQVDSRLSPYIIDLHSMHQFRQDTVLWRDPRLSTVTPGTLRPVRRSFYDPTSAPGQGWLWEWENDTGSWTAYDTEVGIAIQAARDRQQPWLDLAPLGFCYLIDFQSMTQINGQTQRCRRIQRRSDLAYPLVSGPLPKTHHAWGPSPAGLPGVGVSGVGMGNGNGSAYPSGALPASAITSLGQPCACQQCMLVLSVKAGAMATAHTLGRRPPQNKPPSPKLGGGYSAMGGSYSLTLPRPPSSMARSLSPHRTSAGGASGGVGVGGGFAHSLSLLGSATAALSLTSTRPPPPPLPPLPPPPPPPPSSIASSVILPPSSSFSMASSGPPSMPAPAPLLISTATSSCTPSPSARVLGPVSSAAAACAAPLPPRASLAGLSRPALQRIAMAQSRALIASGVPTVPVKNLNGSSPVHPALAGITGILMSAAGLPVCLTRPPKLVLHPPPVSKSDIKPVPGLGHCCRKTTKKQARKGKTPEEVVKRYLQKVRNPPEEDCTICMEALAGPSGYKGPGVGGIQRAESVGRLAQCGHQYHLQCLVAMYNNGNKDGSLQCPTCKTIYGVKTGNQPPGKMEYHVIPHSLPGHPDCKTIRIIYNIPPGIQGPEHPNPGKPFTARGFPRHCYLPDSEKGRKVLKLLLVAWDRRLIFSVGTSSTTGESDTVIWNEVHHKTEFGSNLTGHGYPDPGHLDNVLEELKAQGITEEECLPRD; the protein is encoded by the exons ATGTTACTAGCGTCGGCCGTGGTGGTATGGGAATGGCTGAACGAGCACGGGCGCTGGCGGCCTTACAGCCCGGCCGTCTCTCACCACATCGAGGCAGTCATCCGCAACGACCCACGGGGTGGTAGTGTTGTCTTAGGCCAGGTGGACTCTCGCCTCTCGCCCTACATCATCGACTTGCATTCCATGCACCAGTTCCGACAAGATACAG TTCTGTGGCGTGACCCTCGTCTCTCTACCGTTACCCCAGGTACCCTCCGACCGGTGCGTCGCAGCTTCTACGACCCCACTTCGGCGCCGGGCCAGGGTTGGTTGTGGGAGTGGGAGAACGACACAGGCTCCTGGACAGCCTACGACACAGAGGTGGGCATCGCCATCCAGGCAGCACGCGACCGTCAGCAGCCCTGGCTGGACCTGGCGCCACTGGGTTTCTGCTACCTCATCGACTTTCAGAGCATGACCCAGATCAATGGGCAGACGCAGCGCTGCCGTCGCATCCAACGCCGCTCCGACTTGGCCTACCCTCTGGTGTCTGGGCCCCTTCCCAAGACACACCACGCCTGGGGACCCAGCCCTGCAGGACTGCCGGGGGTGGGGGTTTCCGGAGTGGGCATGGGGAACGGGAACGGTAGCGCCTATCCAAGCGGCGCCCTGCCGGCCTCTGCCATCACATCGCTGGGCCAGCCCTGCGCCTGTCAGCAATGCATGCTGGTCTTGAGCGTCAAGGCAGGCGCCATGGCGACGGCTCACACCCTGGGCAGGAGGCCACCTCAGAACAAGCCGCCCAGCCCCAAACTAGGTGGTGGTTACTCGGCCATGGGGGGGTCTTACTCGCTGACTCTCCCCCGCCCCCCCTCCTCCATGGCCAGGTCCTTGTCCCCACACAGGACGTCCGCAGGCGGGGCTAGCGGTGGTGTAGGGGTCGGCGGCGGCTTCGCCCACTCGCTCTCCCTCCTGGGTTCGGCCACCGCCGCACTCTCCCTCACCTCTACCCGGCCCCCTCCCCCGCCGCTACCCCCCCTTCCGCCTCCTCCACCGCCTCCGCCCTCCTCCATTGCGTCCAGTGTcattcttcctccctcctcttccttctccatggCGTCCTCCGGCCCTCCGTCAATGCCCGCGCCGGCTCCTCTTCTCATCTCCACGGCAACCTCCTCCTGCACCCCCTCACCCTCCGCCCGTGTCCTGGGGCCCGTGTCTTCAGCAGCGGCGGCCTGTGCAGCCCCCCTGCCACCTCGTGCCAGCCTTGCCGGGCTCAGCCGACCCGCCCTGCAACGCATCGCCATGGCCCAGTCCAGAGCCCTCATCGCCTCCGG TGTCCCAACGGTTCCTGTGAAGAACCTCAATGGATCTAGCCCTGTCCACCCTGCATTGGCAG GTATTACAGGGATCCTGATGAGCGCCGCaggacttcctgtctgtctgacccgcCCTCCCAAGCTGGTGCTCCACCCCCCGCCCGTTAGCAAGAGTGACATAAAGCCCGTCCCCGGCCTCGGCCACTGCTGCCGCAAGACCACCAAGAAGCAAGCTCGCAAAG GCAAGACCCCTGAGGAAGTAGTGAAGAGGTACCTTCAGAAGGTCCGCAACCCCCCAGAGGAGGACTGCACTATCTGCATGGAGGCCCTGGCTGGGCCCTCGGGATACAAGGGCCCCGGAGTTGGGGGAATCCAGCGGGCAGAGTCGGTTGGTCGCCTGGCTCAGTGTGGGCACCAGTACCACCTGCAGTGCTTGGTGGCCATGTACAACAACGGCAACAAGGACGGCAGCCTACAGTGCCCTACCTGCAAGACCATCTACGGCGTGAAGACGGGGAACCAGCCACCCGGCAAGATGGAGTACCACGTCATCCCCCACTCGCTGCCCGGCCACCCTGACTGCAAGACCATCCGCATCATCTACAACATCCCCCCCGGCATCCAG GGGCCTGAGCACCCGAACCCGGGCAAGCCATTCACCGCCCGGGGATTCCCCCGACACTGCTACCTCCCTGATAGCGAGAAGGGACGCAAG GTACTGAAGCTGCTGCTGGTGGCGTGGGACCGCCGGCTCATCTTCTCGGTGGGCACGTCCAGCACCACGGGCGAGTCGGACACGGTCATCTGGAACGAAGTGCACCACAAGACTGAGTTTGGCTCCAACCTAACAGGCCATGGCTACCCCGACCCAGGCCACCTGGACAACGTTCTGGAGGAGCTTAAGGCCCAGGGGATCACAGAGGAGGAGTGCCTACCCAGAGACTGA
- the si:ch211-119e14.1 gene encoding uncharacterized protein si:ch211-119e14.1, protein MNNVYDETTSTRKVLIAFFLLVFLVCLLVFLYMWLNRKTNGQYTVRQLVYGQDGARDRIMAGVRVLEVRLGRRLWPLGADEEAIREEEHKNEERDVERGSEGRENEGEEEGEEREDRGDDSSDDYSSMEGCDLRERAKLTGEKEEIREREEEREENMEEKWESKEDGESDEGAVGGEKSGGGGLLIDLHQFSGSAIWSEDRSDGGRDKDDVTAL, encoded by the coding sequence ATGAACAACGTATATGACGAAACGACATCCACCAGAAAAGTATTGATCGCCTTCTTCCTCCTGGTCTTCCTTGTTTGCCTCCTGGTCTTCCTGTACATGTGGCTGAACCGCAAGACTAATGGCCAGTACACAGTCCGCCAACTGGTCTATGGGCAGGATGGGGCCAGGGACCGGATCATGGCTGGGGTCAGAGTCCTGGAAGTGCGGCTTGGGCGCCGGCTGTGGCCCCTTGGCGCGGATGAGGAGGCCataagagaggaggaacacaaaaatgaagagagggatgtggagagagggagcgagggaagggaaaatgagggggaggaggagggcgaggagagggaagacagaggggaTGACTCGTCGGATGACTACTCCAGCATGGAGGGCTGTGACCTGAGGGAGAGAGCAAAGCTCACGGGTGAGAAGGAAGAGATAAGAGAgcgtgaggaggagagagaggagaatatgGAGGAAAAGTGGGAAAGcaaagaggatggagagagtgatgaggGAGCAGTGGGAGGAGAAAaaagtggaggaggaggtttgCTGATAGACCTGCATCAGTTCTCTGGTAGTGCCATCTGGTCTGAAGATAGGAGTGATGGGGGCAGAGACAAGGATGATGTGACTGCATTGTGA
- the LOC118368729 gene encoding coronin-1B-like, which yields MSFRRGVVRQSKFRHVFAQAWKAEHCIDDVRVSRVTWDGPLCAVNPKFTAVVIESGGGGAFLVLPLNKSGRIDQATPTVCGHAAPVLDVQWCPHDDNVIASASEDCTVKVWQIPDGGLTGPMTEPVVTLEGHSKRVGILAWHPTAFNILLTAGCDNLVCVWDVGTGELVYQIADAHPDLIYSVSWNREGSAICTVCKDKALRVIDPRRGTVLKVKEKVHDGTRPMRAVFLSDGKILTTGFSRMSERQLALWDTSDMSEPMAVQEMDTSNGVLLPYYDPDTNMVYLCGKGDCTIRYFEVTDESPYVHFLSLYSSKEPQRGAGFLSKRGVDVNKCEIARFYKLHERKVEPISMTVPRKSDLFQGDLYPDTASVEPSLLAEDWIAGQDVPPLLVSLSGGYVGAPSKNRDTLRNKPKLSSQGSGTDSPPVPQQAAMPTATTREPECEGVGVVQQRVTQGEGTSDRVKREEEVLSEVLAEVKALRSVVLAQGQRIELLERQLARIEDGDV from the exons ATGTCGTTCCGAAGAGGTGTGGTCAGACAGAGCAAGTTCAGGCACGTCTTCGCCCAGGCTTGGAAGGCAGAGCACTGCATCGATGACGTCCGAGTGTCCCGTGTCACATGGGACGGGCCCCTCTGCGCTGTGAACCCCAAATTCACCGCAGTCGTCATCGAAtcaggtggaggaggggccttccTAGTTCTGCCACTCAACAAG AGTGGCAGAATTGACCAGGCCACACCCACAGTGTGTGGACACGCAGCTCCAGTGCTGGATGTCCAGTGGTGTCCCCATGACGACAACGTCATCGCCAGTGCCTCGGAGGACTGCACTGTAAAG GTGTGGCAAATCCCTGACGGAGGGCTAACTGGACCAATGACAGAGCCCGTGGTGACACTGGAGGGCCACAGTAAACGAGTGGGAATCCTAGCCTGGCACCCGACAGCTTTCAATATCCTCCTAACTGCAG GCTGTGACAACCTGGTGTGCGTGTGGGACGTGGGCACGGGGGAGCTGGTGTACCAGATAGCCGATGCCCACCCAGACCTGATCTACAGTGTGAGCTGGAACCGGGAGGGCAGTGCCATCTGCACCGTATGCAAGGACAAGGCGCTGCGTGTCATCGACCCGCGACGGGGGACCGTCCTCAAG GTGAAAGAGAAGGTCCATGACGGCACCAGGCCCATGAGGGCCGTGTTCCTCTCCGACGGGAAGATCCTGACCACCGGATTCAGCCGTATGAGCGAGAGGCAGCTAGCCTTGTGGGATACG AGCGATATGTCTGAGCCAATGGCAGTGCAGGAGATGGACACCAGTAATGGCGTTCTCCTCCCCTACTATGACCCTGACACCAACATGGTCTACCTGTGTGGAAAG GGGGACTGCACCATCCGGTACTTTGAGGTGACGGACGAATCGCCCTATGTCCACTTCCTCAGCCTGTACAGCAGTAAAGAGCCCCAGCGAGGAGCAGGCTTTCTCAGCAAGAGGGGCGTGGATGTCAACAAGTGTGAGATTGCCAG GTTCTACAAACTGCACGAAAGGAAAGTAGAGCCCATTTCTATGACGGTACCACGGAAG TCAGACCTGTTCCAGGGGGATCTATACCCGGACACAGCCAGCGTGGAGCCCTCCCTTCTGGCCGAGGACTGGATTGCCGGGCAGGATGTGCCGCCCCTACTGGTCTCTCTGAGCGGTGGCTACGTGGGTGCCCCCTCCAAGAACAGGGACACCCTCCGCAACAAGCCCAAGCTGTCGTCACAGGGCTCCGGGACAGACTCTCCCCCAGTCCCCCAGCAGGCCGCCATGCCCACCGCAACAACCAGGGAGCCGGAGTgcgagggggtgggggtggtgcaGCAGAGGGTCACTCAAGGAGAAGGCACATCCGATAGGGTGAAAAGAGAG GAGGAAGTGCTGAGCGAGGTGCTAGCGGAGGTGAAGGCCCTACGTTCGGTGGTCTTGGCCCAGGGCCAAAGGATCGAGCTGCTGGAGAGGCAGCTGGCCCGCATCGAGGACGGGGACGTCTGA